The genomic segment GTGACAGTCTGTGCGGTAGTATCCGGCTTCATGAAGGGGCCCTTGTTGAGGGGAAACGCGTGTCGCAACACGTTTCTACCGCAACTGGGGCCTTCTTCAATTCAGGAACGCGACTTCTTCATGAATTATTCGGGTTAGGGGGGCTCCCCGAAGGGAAGAGCGACCCTGAATAAACCGCTTCGGGCCACGTCGTACTCCGTGAGCGCCACCAACCAGGTAGCGCGAGAAACAGGAGTCGATGATGAAACGTTTCGCCACCCTTCCCTTGGCCGCCCTTCTGCTGCTCATCCCGGCGCTTCCGTCCGCCGCCAAACATTCGGATCGGGCCACCGCCAGGCATTCAGACCGAGCGGAGCGCGCCCACAGGCCGGCGATCCATCGCTCCCGGCACGAGATCGTGCATGCGGCCGTTCGCCTCGACCGGCTGACCACGAACCTGCTGCGCCATGCGCGCGAGGACACCCGGCACCCGGGACGCGCTGAACGACGCGCGCTCCGCAGGCTGAAGAACCTGCGGCATGAAGCCCGAGCGTTCCGGCACGCAGCGGAGAACGGTCGTCGGGTGCGAGCCCTGAATCGCGATTTCCGTGAGTTGGAGCGGAGCTTCGCGGGTGCTGCCCGACGCTTCCGCGCGTTGCATCCGGACCGTCCCTTGCGGAGGAATTTCCGTCGGGTCGCCCGGGCGGTCTCCCGCCTCGATCATGAGTTGGACGAGCGGCGGCTGGCCCGGGGACGCCATCACAAGCAGGCTCGCTACGAGGTCGCCCACCGCGGCTCGCGCAATCGCCACTAGGCGGCCTCGGAATGCACCCCTCTTGTGAATGCGGGGGGCGCCGAGCGGCTCTCGGGAATGCCCCGGGGGCCGCTCTTCGTTTCGGAGGTGGATCCGCACACGTGCGTTAGCGGCCCCGGTGCGGAGGTGCGAAACTTCCGCCATGAGTGCTCCTCCCCCGCTACGTCATGCCGTTGCAGTGATCGGCGGTGCCACCGCCGGTGCCGAGGTCGCTTCCCGGTTGGCCGATCATGGCTGCGCCGTCAGCGTATTCGAGCAGAACCCCCGGCCCTACGGGAAGATCGAGGATGGTCTTCCGCGCTGGCACGTGGGGCTGCGCAACAAGGAATACGAGGCCATCTCGGCCAAGCTCTCGAAGCCCTGGGTCCACTTCGTGCCCAACACGAAGGTCGGGCAGGATGTGGGTTTTGCCGAACTCTGCCGGGAATGGGGCTTCTCCGCGGTCGTCCTGGCCTGCGGCGCCTGGCGTGATCGGCAGCTTCCGATCGAGGGCGCGGACGACTGGATCGGCAAGGGACTCATCTACCAGAATCCGTTCATCATCTGGTTCAACCACAAGCACGAATCAGGCTATTCCGGCGAAACCTTCGAGGCCCAGGATGGCGCACTGGTGGTGGGCGGCGGGCTGGCGTCGATCGACGTGGCCAAGTTGCTGATGCTCGAGACCACCCTTGCGAAGCTGCGTGAGCGTGGCATCGATCTCGACCTGATCGAACTCGAAGTGAAGGGGATCCCGAAGATCCTGGCCCAGCACGATCTGAAATTCGAAGACCTCGGGCTCGAGGGCTGCACGATCTTCTACCGGCGGCGGCCAGAGGACATGCCGCTGGTCGAAATCCCCGACGGTGCCGACGAAGCCCGCGCCGACAAGGTGCGCAACGCCCGAAAACGATTGCTCGAGAAGGCAATGGAGAAGTTCCGCTTCCGACTCGAGGAGCTCTCCTCCCCGGACGCCCTGCTCACCGAAGGCGATCGCGTCGTGGGCTTGCGACTTCGACGGACGACCATGGAAAGCGGACGCCCGACGCCCACGGACGAGACCTACGAGCGACACGGCAGCTGCGTGATCAGCTCGATCGGCTCGATCCCCGAACCGATCCCGGAGATCGAGATGAAGGGGGAGCTCTTCGCGTTCACGGATTGGGATCTGGGGCGTCTGGATGGCTACCCGAATGTGTTCTCGGTTGGCAATGTCGTGACCGGCAAGGGCAACATCGTCGCTTCGCGCAAGCATGCAGGCGAAGTCGTCGAAGCCGCAATCGAGTCCTACCTGGGGCTCGGTGAGGACGGACATACGGCCGAAGCCGAACTCCCCAACAGGGAGGCGGAAGCGGCAGGTGAACAAGCCGAGCGAATCAGCGAGGCGATTGGAAAAACCGAACCGGCCTCAGCCGAAGCCCTCGGGCGCGCCCTCGAGAAAACGCGTGCGCGGCAAAAGGCCGTTGGCTACGACGGCAACTACGCCAACTGGATCGCTCGAGTGAGCCCTGAAGAACTGGACTAGCGGAGACCCGATGCAGCTCAAGTATGGATGCAACCCCCACCAGAGCTTTGCCTCGGTGGATCCCCTCGTCGAGGGCACGACGCCGATCGCACTCCTGAACGGCAATCCCTCGTACATCAATTTCCTGGATGCGCTGAACGCATGGCAGCTCGTGCACGAAGCGCGTGCGGCCACCGGCCTGGCCGCCGCTGCCTCCTTCAAGCATGTCTCGCCCGCTGGTGCGGCAGTAGCCCACCCGCTTTCCGAGACGTTGGCCCGCGCCTACGAAGTGGAAGGCAAGGATCTCACGCCGGCGGCGCTCGCCTACGTGCGCGCCCGCGGTGCGGATCCCAAATGCTCGTTCGGGGATTTCGCTGCGCTCTCGGATCCGGTCGACGTGGAGACCGCGAAGTTCCTGAAGGGTGTCGTCTCCGACGGGATCGTGGCGCCGGGCTTCGAAAAGGAGGCGCTGGAAATCCTCAAGGCCAAGAAGAATGGCGGCTTCATCGTGATCCAGGCGGATCCCAGCTATGTCGCGCCCGCCCGGGAAGAGCGGGAACTCTTCGGCATGAAGCTCGTGCAGGATCGCAACGCCCATGCGGTAGGTGCTGCGGAGCTCGACGGCGTGGTGTGTGGCGAGTTGACCGAGGCGGCACGTCGCGATCTTCTGCTGGGGTTGGTGGCGCTCAAATACACCCAATCGAATTCGGTGGGCTACGCCCTCGACGGACAGATGATCGGGATCGGCGCGGGCCAACAAAGCCGTGTGGATTGCACCAAGCTGGCCGGCAGCAAGGCCGATCTCTGGCACCTCGGGACCCATCCGAAGGTCCTGGGCCTCTCCTTCAAGAAGGGCGTCAAGCGCCAGGAGCGGATCAATTGGCGCGTCCGATACATCGAGGGGGACCTCACGTCCTTCGAAGAGGAAGCGCTACGCGAAGCGCTCGATCACCCGCTCGAGCCGCTCAGCGGCGATGAGCGAAAGGAG from the bacterium genome contains:
- a CDS encoding FAD-dependent oxidoreductase, producing MSAPPPLRHAVAVIGGATAGAEVASRLADHGCAVSVFEQNPRPYGKIEDGLPRWHVGLRNKEYEAISAKLSKPWVHFVPNTKVGQDVGFAELCREWGFSAVVLACGAWRDRQLPIEGADDWIGKGLIYQNPFIIWFNHKHESGYSGETFEAQDGALVVGGGLASIDVAKLLMLETTLAKLRERGIDLDLIELEVKGIPKILAQHDLKFEDLGLEGCTIFYRRRPEDMPLVEIPDGADEARADKVRNARKRLLEKAMEKFRFRLEELSSPDALLTEGDRVVGLRLRRTTMESGRPTPTDETYERHGSCVISSIGSIPEPIPEIEMKGELFAFTDWDLGRLDGYPNVFSVGNVVTGKGNIVASRKHAGEVVEAAIESYLGLGEDGHTAEAELPNREAEAAGEQAERISEAIGKTEPASAEALGRALEKTRARQKAVGYDGNYANWIARVSPEELD
- a CDS encoding phosphoribosylaminoimidazolecarboxamide formyltransferase, which produces MQLKYGCNPHQSFASVDPLVEGTTPIALLNGNPSYINFLDALNAWQLVHEARAATGLAAAASFKHVSPAGAAVAHPLSETLARAYEVEGKDLTPAALAYVRARGADPKCSFGDFAALSDPVDVETAKFLKGVVSDGIVAPGFEKEALEILKAKKNGGFIVIQADPSYVAPAREERELFGMKLVQDRNAHAVGAAELDGVVCGELTEAARRDLLLGLVALKYTQSNSVGYALDGQMIGIGAGQQSRVDCTKLAGSKADLWHLGTHPKVLGLSFKKGVKRQERINWRVRYIEGDLTSFEEEALREALDHPLEPLSGDERKEWIANLDGVCLASDGFIPFRDNIDHAQKHGVRFIAQPGGSTRDGDIEDACREYGITLVHTKLRLFHH